The Porphyrobacter sp. LM 6 sequence GGTAATTGTTGGTGACCGCGACCGAGTAGAACTCGCCCACGCTGTCTTCGCCATTCAGCACGCAGGAGGGATACTTCCACGTCACCGCCGAGCCGGTTTCGACCTGCGTCCAGCTGACCTTCGAACGATCCCCCTGGCACAGCGCGCGCTTGGTGACGAAGTTGTAGATCCCGCCCTTGCCCTCGGCATTGCCGGGGTACCAGTTCTGCACGGTCGAGTACTTGATCTCGGCATCATCGAGCGCGACCAGTTCCACCACTGCGGCGTGGAGCTGGTTTTCATCGCGCATCGGCGCGGTGCAGCCTTCGAGATAGCTGACATAGGCGCCCTTGTCGGCGATGATCAGCGTGCGTTCGAACTGGCCGGTGTTTTCGGCATTGATGCGGAAATAGGTCGAAAGCTCCATCGGGCAGCGAACGCCTTCGGGGACGTAGACGAAGGTGCCGTCGGAGAAGACCGCGCAGTTCAGGGCCGCGAAGTAGTTGTCGCGCACCGGCACGACCTTGCCGAGCCACTTCTGCACCAGTTCGGGATATTCGCGGATCGCCTCGGAGATGGAGAGGAAGATCACGCCTGCGCGCTTCAGCTCCTCGCGGAAGGTGGTGGCGACAGAAACGCTATCGAACACCGCATCCACCGCAACCTTGCGCGCGCCTTCGACCCCGGCGAGCACTTCCTGCTCCGCCACCGGAATGCCGAGCTTGTCGTAGACCGCCTTGATCTCGGGATCGAGTTCATCAAGCGAGGCGATGGTCGCCTTCTTCTTCGGTGCGGCGTAGTAATAGGCGTCCTGATAATCGATCTTGGGATAGCCGACCTTGGCCCAGTCGGGCTCTTCCATCGTCTGCCACAGGCGGAAGGCCTTCAGGCGCCATTCGAGCATCCATTCGGGCTCGTTCTTTTTGGCGCTGATGAAGCGGACGGTGTCCTCGTTCAGGCCCTTGGGCGCGAATTCGGTGTCGATATCGGCCGACCAGCCATGTTCGTAATCGGCGACCTTGGCGGCGGCTTCGCGCGCCTCGCGGTCTTGGATTTCGATATCCTCGCTCATGCCAGATGGTCCTCGATAACAGGGGTCGGCGCAGGCGCGATGGGGCCGCGCAGCTGGGCAAGAGTGATGCCCGCCAGCGCCCCGCGCAGCGCATTGTTGATGATCGGCCAGTGCGGCTTCATGTTGCAGCCTGCCTCGAAATCGCAGGGCGTGTGATCGACACAGGCGGTGAGCGCGATGCGGCCCTCGATCGCCTCGACAATGTCCGCAACCGTGATTGCCGCCGCCGGACGTCCGAGCTGCAAGCCTCCATGCGCGCCGCGCACCGAGCGCAGCAGGCCCGCCGCCGTCAGCTTCGACACGAGCTTTTGCACCGTAGGCACCGGCAGGCCGGTCTCGGTCGCAAGCTCCGCCGCGCTCACCCGCCCGTTGCCGCAGTGCAAGGCGGCCTGGCACATCGTGATGACGGCATAATCGGCAAGGTTGGACAGGCGCATTGCGAATGGTTCTCAATTCAGACGGAATCAGTCCGAATTGCAATTAGGACCAAGTCATTCGCATTACAACCGCGAAAGCGTCAGTCGTCGGTCTTGCGCAGCAAGGCTCCGGCATCGCCATGGGCGGCGGGATCAAGCACTTCGGTGGCCAGCGATTGCTCGCGGAACTGTGTGGGCGTGCGGCCGGTATAGCGCCGGATATCACGGATAAGGTGGGCCTGATCGAAGAAGGTCGCCATCAACTGGTCATGCACCTCCTGACTGAGACCGGGCTGGGCGAGCAGCATTGCAGCCCGCAGCGCGCGGAACCGCTTGAGCACCTGCGCGGGCGCGACGCCGAAGAAGCGACGACAGATGCGCTGGAGCTGGCGCGGTGACACATCGGCACGGGCGTAGAGATCGCTGATCACCGGATCGAACCCGCTCGACAGCCAGGCGAGGATCGTATCGACTGCTGCGGCATGCTCCGGCTTGATCGTGTGGGGGGCGGCGGCGATCACCTGCGTAAGATGCTCGCACAGCGCTTCGGGCGCGATCCGGCCTTCGCGGCAGGCGGCAACGGCCTCCTCCAGCATGGCGATCTGTTCGGCGGTGAGCACGGTTTCTGCCGGGATCAGCTGATCGTGCACCGCATCGGCGGGCAGATTGGCCAGCCGCTGCCAGGTCGCATGGGTGAGCGATGCGCCAATTTGCAGCACCGGGCCTTCTAGCACGCAGGCGGCGCTGCGCATCTGCGGAGCATTGAAGGTCACAGTCGAGGTTTGCGCGGGGCTGCCGTCGGCGAAGGTGAAGGATATGCGCCCGCGCACCATCAGCATCAGCTGAGCCGAATAGGCGGGCACCGATTCCTCGAGCCGCTCGTCCTGCGTTTCAATGATGTAGAAGGTATTCACCAATCCGGCGCTGTCAGCCGGAGGCGGGATCATCCTTGCACGGAAATGCAAATTCACCTTTCCTCGGACCCGAGGCCCCCTGTTCTGGTTCGGCGCGACCCGAGCGGCGATCGGCCGCAGACGATATGTGAGGAATTATAACGGGTCTGTCGAGGCAAAGGATGTACGCCGCCGTTCTCGGCCAGTCAAAACCATGTGCCGCGTGTCGTTGGCACAAAAAAAGGGGCGGCGCTTCCGTGGGAAGCGCCGCCCATCTGAGTTGAGGAACTCTTAGCATCTCTGCTCCGAGCCCTTCGGGTCGCAGGAGGGTGATATCGCGGGAATCGCGCTCATGATTGTATGCAAGCGACAAGCTCTGCGCCGCCTGGCCCCAAAGCGTTGCAAATCTGCCGCAGAATGGCACACCTGCGCGGTTACGTTCGCTTCGCTAGCGGTTGAAAACATCGAACCGGATGGCCCCGCGCTCGACAGCGGCGGCGCGCTGCCATAGGCGCATGCCATGCTGTTCCGCCTGCTCAGACCCGCGCTTTTCACACTTGATTCGGAAACCGGCCACCGCCTTGCCCTTGCCGGCCTGAAGGCGTTGCCACTGCGCGCGCCGATGCCGCTGCCGGGCCGTCTGGCGATCGAGGTTGCGGGCCTGCGCTTTCCCAATCCGGTTGGTGTTGCGGCAGGCTTCGACAAGGATGCCGAGGTTCCCGACGCGCTGCTTGGGCTTGGCTTCGGCTTTACCGAGGTCGGATCGATCACCCCGCTGCCGCAAGCTGGCAACCCCAAGCCGCGGCTGTTCCGGTTGGTCGAGGATCAGGCCGTCATCAATCGCATGGGGTTCAACAATGGCGGGGCCGAAGTCGCGCTTGAGCGGCTGCGCGCGCGCGCCGAGCGGCCCGGCATTGTCGGGGTCAACATCGGCGCGAACAAGGATTCAGCCGACCGCATCGCCGATTACGCGGTGATGGCGCGGATGATGGCCCCGGTTGCGAGCTACCTTTGCGTGAACGTGTCGAGCCCCAATACGCCGGGCCTGCGCGCGCTTCAGGACGAGGGCGCGCTGACCGCGCTGATCGAGGGCGTGATCGCGGCGCGGGACGAAGCAAATTGCGCGGTGGTGCCGCCGGTCTTCCTCAAGGTGGCGCCCGATCTTGAGCCGGCCGACATCGATGCCATTGCTCGGATCGCGCTCGACAAGCGGCTGGGCGCGTTGGTGGTGTCGAACACCACGATCAGCCGTCCGGCGCTGCGTTCGTCCCACGCGGGCGAGACGGGCGGGCTGTCAGGCGCGCCGCTGCGCGAACTGGCGACCCAGCGCCTGCGCGATTTCCGCAAGGCGACGGGGGCGGCGATCCCGCTGGTCGGCGTCGGCGGTATCGCCACGGCCGAACACGCATGGGAGCGCATCCGCGCCGGCGCGAGCCTCGTGCAGCTCTATTCGGCGATGGTCTATGAAGGCCCCGGCCTTGGCGCCAAGATTGCCCGCGGGCTGGAGGCGCTGATGAAGCGCGACGGCTTCGCCAGCATTGCCGAAGCGGTGGGAAGCGAATAGCGGTAGCATCATGCGTTTCACCCCCGCCCTGCTCGCCCCGCTGGCGCTTGTCCTTGCCGCCTGCGCGACCACGCCCTCGATTGCCACTGTCGATCCGGCTCCGTCTGCCGCAGGCGCGGTCAGCAGCGCCGATCCGCGCGCGACCGCTGCGGGCGAGGCGATCCTCGCGCAGGGCGGGTCTGCCACCGATGCAGCGATTGCGGTGATGCTGGCGCTGACCGTGGTCGAACCGCAAAGCTCCGGGATCGGCGGCGGCGGCTTCATGGTACGGGCAGACGGCGATGACGGTGCGCTGACCACGATCGACGGGCGCGAGACAGCCCCCGCTGCCGCCACGCCCACCCGTTTCCTCGATGCGGACGGCAAGCTGCTCGGTCGTGATGCGCGAGTTTTCTCCGGCCTGAGCGTTGGCGTGCCGGGCAATATCGCGCTTGCCGCCAAGGCCCATGCCGCCCACGGCAAGTTGCCCTGGGCCAAGCTGTTCGAACCCGCCATCACGCTTGCCGAGGATGGGTTCGTCATGAACCGGCGGCTTTACGAATCGCTTGCGGGCAACAAGGGCCGTGCCGATAAATCCGCATCTGCCAAGGCAGTGTTCTTCGGTGCTGACGGTGAACCGCTGCCGGTTGGTGCGACGGTGAAGGTGCCCGCGCTGGCGGAGACGTTCCGGGCGCTTGCCAAGCTGGGACCCCAGGCGATGTATGGCGCAGACAACGCCGCTGCGCTGGCCGCCTATGTCGCGGGCGAAACTCCGCAGGACGGGCGCATGGCGCCAGCCGATATCACCGCCTACGCCGCCAAGGACCGCACTCCTGTCTGCACGCGGTACCGTATCTACAGGATTTGCGGCATGGGGCCGCCGTCATCGGGCGGCATCGCGGTGGCGCAGATGCTCGGCCAGCTTGAGCGCTTTGATCTGGCTGCGCTTGGCCCGAACAGCCCGACCTTCTGGCACCTGTTCATCGAAAGCCAGCGCCTCGCCTATGCCGACCGCGAGCTCTATTCGGGCGATGCCGATTTTGTTGCCGTGCCGACGGCGGGGTTGGTCGATCGCAATTACCTCGCCAGCCGGTCGGCCTTGATCGATCCCGCCAAGCGCCTCGTCAAAGCCGAGGCTGGCGTGCCGCCCGGCGCTCCGCTGGCGCGCGGCGACGGGCCGGAAGAGCCCGAGCACGGCACCACCCATTTC is a genomic window containing:
- the sufB gene encoding Fe-S cluster assembly protein SufB; its protein translation is MSEDIEIQDREAREAAAKVADYEHGWSADIDTEFAPKGLNEDTVRFISAKKNEPEWMLEWRLKAFRLWQTMEEPDWAKVGYPKIDYQDAYYYAAPKKKATIASLDELDPEIKAVYDKLGIPVAEQEVLAGVEGARKVAVDAVFDSVSVATTFREELKRAGVIFLSISEAIREYPELVQKWLGKVVPVRDNYFAALNCAVFSDGTFVYVPEGVRCPMELSTYFRINAENTGQFERTLIIADKGAYVSYLEGCTAPMRDENQLHAAVVELVALDDAEIKYSTVQNWYPGNAEGKGGIYNFVTKRALCQGDRSKVSWTQVETGSAVTWKYPSCVLNGEDSVGEFYSVAVTNNYQQADTGTKMIHNGKNSRSTIISKGISAGKSNNTYRGLVRVGPTASGVRNFTQCDSLLLGDQCGAHTVPYIEVKNPSAQIEHEATTSKISDEQLFYAMQRGLGEEEAVALIVNGFAKDVLKELPMEFAVEAQKLLAISLEGSVG
- a CDS encoding AraC family transcriptional regulator yields the protein MIPPPADSAGLVNTFYIIETQDERLEESVPAYSAQLMLMVRGRISFTFADGSPAQTSTVTFNAPQMRSAACVLEGPVLQIGASLTHATWQRLANLPADAVHDQLIPAETVLTAEQIAMLEEAVAACREGRIAPEALCEHLTQVIAAAPHTIKPEHAAAVDTILAWLSSGFDPVISDLYARADVSPRQLQRICRRFFGVAPAQVLKRFRALRAAMLLAQPGLSQEVHDQLMATFFDQAHLIRDIRRYTGRTPTQFREQSLATEVLDPAAHGDAGALLRKTDD
- a CDS encoding quinone-dependent dihydroorotate dehydrogenase — translated: MLFRLLRPALFTLDSETGHRLALAGLKALPLRAPMPLPGRLAIEVAGLRFPNPVGVAAGFDKDAEVPDALLGLGFGFTEVGSITPLPQAGNPKPRLFRLVEDQAVINRMGFNNGGAEVALERLRARAERPGIVGVNIGANKDSADRIADYAVMARMMAPVASYLCVNVSSPNTPGLRALQDEGALTALIEGVIAARDEANCAVVPPVFLKVAPDLEPADIDAIARIALDKRLGALVVSNTTISRPALRSSHAGETGGLSGAPLRELATQRLRDFRKATGAAIPLVGVGGIATAEHAWERIRAGASLVQLYSAMVYEGPGLGAKIARGLEALMKRDGFASIAEAVGSE
- the ggt gene encoding gamma-glutamyltransferase, encoding MRFTPALLAPLALVLAACATTPSIATVDPAPSAAGAVSSADPRATAAGEAILAQGGSATDAAIAVMLALTVVEPQSSGIGGGGFMVRADGDDGALTTIDGRETAPAAATPTRFLDADGKLLGRDARVFSGLSVGVPGNIALAAKAHAAHGKLPWAKLFEPAITLAEDGFVMNRRLYESLAGNKGRADKSASAKAVFFGADGEPLPVGATVKVPALAETFRALAKLGPQAMYGADNAAALAAYVAGETPQDGRMAPADITAYAAKDRTPVCTRYRIYRICGMGPPSSGGIAVAQMLGQLERFDLAALGPNSPTFWHLFIESQRLAYADRELYSGDADFVAVPTAGLVDRNYLASRSALIDPAKRLVKAEAGVPPGAPLARGDGPEEPEHGTTHFSVVDAQGNAISYTSTIEGAFGSGLHFGGFYLNNELTDFTLTPEADGKPVANRVEGGKRPRSSMAPTIVFDEAGKVVLVIGAAGGPTIPISVARGIIGVLDFRLGAQDALDLPFAMAFGDTLLIEEGSALVAMKEDLSALGHTSIRIAPAPIKANALGRRADGTWEVATEPRMAGLVTP
- a CDS encoding SUF system Fe-S cluster assembly regulator, translated to MRLSNLADYAVITMCQAALHCGNGRVSAAELATETGLPVPTVQKLVSKLTAAGLLRSVRGAHGGLQLGRPAAAITVADIVEAIEGRIALTACVDHTPCDFEAGCNMKPHWPIINNALRGALAGITLAQLRGPIAPAPTPVIEDHLA